The genomic interval ATGTTTTCTTTTGCTTGATTCTGGATAGCTCTGTTTATTTCAACAGTTGACACTGATTGTGCTACTCTTGCCAATGCGATTGTTGAGAATCCACCGCCGGTACACGTTTCAAGAACCCGTAAACCTTTAAAGCGCTTTGCTATCTCTACTGTAATTCGACGATCGATTCCCATTTTTAATGTATTTTTATCAGCACGATAATTATCCCCAAATTTTTTCACGATCTCTTCATTTTTCATGATTGATTTACAATTCAAACTCCAGTTTCTTCGCCCACAACGCAGTCCTGTCACGATTTCTCAAGAAATTATCGATCATGAATTCCCGGTCGATTGCTACGTTCTCATCAAAAACAACGTTATTATTTATAATCACTTTTACAGGATTTTCAAAATTTACCATATCAGGATGAAGATACAATGCAAGCTTCTTCACCTGTGATGTCTTTATTACGAACTCATTGCCGAAATAGTGTGCCTGAATTGCTCCCGATGGTTTTGAATAGATGATCGCATCATAATAGGTGGTGTCTGGAAACTGCCCGTAAAGTTTAACTTCTTCTCCATATCTTTTCACCGTGAGGGAGACTGAATCTCCTCGCTGTTTGAAAGTTTTGAGACTGTCCATGTCATCCAAAGAAAGAAGAGTCACACCATCCATTGCAATGATCAAGTCATGCTCCTGCAAACCCATTAGCCTGGCTGTTGTTTCTCCATCCACAAGATTATAAACCATGATACCGTCATAGTCAAAGTCATCATCAGGATAAAAACCGAAGCTTATCCGGTCATCAGGCAATTGTGTTTGATATTCAAGCTGCCAGAACTGCTGTGTCATGGTTGAGTCTATCTCAAGTATTTCCAGCCAGTCACATTTGCCGTAATCCGGTGTCCATGTTTCCCAGTAAATGCTTGGCCGGAAGATATCTCTCGGCTGGAGTTGCATGTCCTGTATCATGATAGGTATTTCCTCTGGTGCATAATCAAAATCATGACCGATACCCCAGTATTCTTTATACAGGAGATTGGCATCTGCCTGAAGTGCAAGATCCATGATGAGACGCATTCGTTTTGCAGGATACAGCCCATCTATATCAGTATTGATCGCATTCACCCGTCTGTTTCTCAAGTTAGCAACAAAGGTAGGTCTGTTTGTAACGCGAGATCCAACCGATAGAAATCCGTTCAGGGGATAGAAGGATGCAAAATCATCGGGAGCGCTCATTGCCATGAAAAAGGAACCGGAACCGCCATCTGAGAATCCTGTCATATATATGCGGTCATCATCGATATTGAACATTGTTTTAAGTGCCCTGATCTGTGCATGAATGTTATTCACACCACTCAGATCCCACCAGGATGTATCAATGTTTCCAAAAGGAAAAAGCATGAGCCAATTTTGCTCCTCGGCAAATGGGACGAAGTAATTATTCTGCATGAAATCTTCTTCAATTTCATAAAATTCTTTTGTGCTGACACCGCCATGCAGATATATAAGCATAGGGGTTTTAAAGGAAGCATCATAGTTGGATGGAATATACAGCACATATGGCGCATCCAGCGTGTCATTTATATGATTATAGTAGGCTATTGTGACACCTGTGGAATCCGGTTGATAATACTGATTCCAGGTACTGAGAATTGCATAGAGCGAATCGTCTGGAATCGAGGTGTTCATGGCATAACTACTTATCCTATTCAACCAGTTGTCATCTTGAGAAAAAAGCATTGTTGAAATACTTATAACAAGTAGGGCTATAATAATGAGACTATATTTTTTCATGATATCTTCTCTTTGTTGAATCGTATTTGATTTATGATATCTTTGTACATATTAAACATCGAATTTTTCCTGCACAGCTTGTAATACAAGCAGTAATTGCATGGCTTTCCGTTCCTTTCTCTTTCACGGATATTAAAATTTCCCAATAAGACTTTTTCACCATAGTGTAAGAGTATTTTAATAATATCTTTTTCAGATAGAATATACTCTGATCTACTTGTTTTGATGTGCATTTCATTGTTCCCGAAGTCAATAGTCAATGGGATCTTGCCCTGATCTTTTGTAGATTCGTATATAAATTTGACCTGTTTGTCCGGGTAATGCTTATGCAGTATGAAATAGTAGATTAGGGGTTGGACATCCCAGAATTCGTTGATGTCTGATGCTTGCGGTGTTGAACCGGTTTTATAATCGATGCCGATGATCTCTGAATGATCATTCTTTTCCAGAATTTTATCGATTTTACCCCAGAAGTTCAGTGTGACTATCTCGTTGTGAATATCAAGTACTGACCACGGCTCTTGATTTGTTTGTTTGTGCATACCAAATTCTT from Candidatus Cloacimonadota bacterium carries:
- a CDS encoding PDZ domain-containing protein, coding for MKKYSLIIIALLVISISTMLFSQDDNWLNRISSYAMNTSIPDDSLYAILSTWNQYYQPDSTGVTIAYYNHINDTLDAPYVLYIPSNYDASFKTPMLIYLHGGVSTKEFYEIEEDFMQNNYFVPFAEEQNWLMLFPFGNIDTSWWDLSGVNNIHAQIRALKTMFNIDDDRIYMTGFSDGGSGSFFMAMSAPDDFASFYPLNGFLSVGSRVTNRPTFVANLRNRRVNAINTDIDGLYPAKRMRLIMDLALQADANLLYKEYWGIGHDFDYAPEEIPIMIQDMQLQPRDIFRPSIYWETWTPDYGKCDWLEILEIDSTMTQQFWQLEYQTQLPDDRISFGFYPDDDFDYDGIMVYNLVDGETTARLMGLQEHDLIIAMDGVTLLSLDDMDSLKTFKQRGDSVSLTVKRYGEEVKLYGQFPDTTYYDAIIYSKPSGAIQAHYFGNEFVIKTSQVKKLALYLHPDMVNFENPVKVIINNNVVFDENVAIDREFMIDNFLRNRDRTALWAKKLEFEL